From Solanum stenotomum isolate F172 chromosome 2, ASM1918654v1, whole genome shotgun sequence:
ATAGAGGTTATATAGATTATGTTAGCCAAATGGTTTATTTCAAAAGactgttttaaaatttatttgtaaagccATAAAAGAAATGTAAAATAACCCAACACAACAgaatattgaaaagaaaatgaagaaattcgCATTGTTCTTTCCACTATCTCCCCATTCACAAGAACACATGAACAATATATAGCCAACTAATAGAAGTTGCTAACATCTTAATAATGAATGCTATAAAATACATTGAAGACAATTTatttagaaagaaaagagaTGTTGCAACAACTATATTGTTCACCAACTATAATATTGATTTTTACGATAATAACGAAGATATTAAGACTGATTTAATAGAATGATTATGAATACTTCTTTTTCTGAGATAATAGAATTATTTTTCCGAGATACTAGAATTATTTTTCCAACCTCTTTTAACTATCTTGACTATCCAAGTGAACTAGTTAGACAACTATATTGTATATTCATGTTCTACATACTTCAAAATTGATTTGGCTTACATTAAATTTGTTCTTGATTATACAGGTCTATGCTATAGAATTTGAAATAAGATTATCTCTACAATATAATGTATATTCATGCATGTACCAACTTAGTATTGTTTGAGaaagatgaaaatttggatCTTCTATCTTTTTCTTGACTAAACTATTCTCCCTTTCTCCTCTTTCATTTCTTCAGTCCTTTTCTCAAGCATATCCTTGTAGCTACACTTGCCAAAATGATTGTCTTTATTACTCGTTCCGATTCCAAGTGGAGAACCATATATTGGAGATGAAACCGTGTCCTCAAATGGATCACACGTTGATGATGATGCCGGGCTTATTGCTTCTTCAATTTCTGATTTTTCATTTGACAACATGATTTGATCTTTTGAAGCATCTGAGTTAAGTGTAACGTCTTTTATTGTTGATTCTTGATTGACATCGATCCTTATCTCTTTCTCCCTAGCATTCTTGGATCCCCAACGAGTCAAACATGAAATCCAGAAATTCAACCAAGCTATAAGATGAACGAGTGCCCAATCAAGAAATGGCACCTGATGAATAATCATAGGCAACTTTTCCATCATATCATCAAATTTTTCTGGTAGATTTTCTACTACATAAGCTAGCTTATCAATCTTATCAAACAATCTAGACGATGGCGGAAACAACTTTTCTATCACAATTTCTGAACTAAGTATACATTTGTCTATAAAAGAGAGGATTGATAGCCATTGAAACTGCATTGTGTATAAAATTGGCATTATATTACTCATCCCTAtccatattttctttattattgatCCAATAGGTCCATTAAAATCCTTTGTTTTTCTGCAGGCAATGTGGATTATAGCAAAGATTGAAGCTACACAAGTGTATAACAGATGACGTCTTGGAATTTTTTTGCTTGCTAAATTTGATCCCTGAAACTTGAAATTGCATGGTTGAATTCAGATtagaagaataaaataacaaagATTTTGGAAAAGAGACGACGTCTACCTTGGATGTAAATGTGGCTCTGCACTTGACCATTTTTTAAGCAATCACAAGTTTCCTAGTTTACATgtataaaatta
This genomic window contains:
- the LOC125856314 gene encoding uncharacterized protein LOC125856314 isoform X1, translated to MVKCRATFTSKFQGSNLASKKIPRRHLLYTCVASIFAIIHIACRKTKDFNGPIGSIIKKIWIGMSNIMPILYTMQFQWLSILSFIDKCILSSEIVIEKLFPPSSRLFDKIDKLAYVVENLPEKFDDMMEKLPMIIHQVPFLDWALVHLIAWLNFWISCLTRWGSKNAREKEIRIDVNQESTIKDVTLNSDASKDQIMLSNEKSEIEEAISPASSSTCDPFEDTVSSPIYGSPLGIGTSNKDNHFGKCSYKDMLEKRTEEMKEEKGRIV
- the LOC125856314 gene encoding uncharacterized protein LOC125856314 isoform X2: MVKCRATFTSKGSNLASKKIPRRHLLYTCVASIFAIIHIACRKTKDFNGPIGSIIKKIWIGMSNIMPILYTMQFQWLSILSFIDKCILSSEIVIEKLFPPSSRLFDKIDKLAYVVENLPEKFDDMMEKLPMIIHQVPFLDWALVHLIAWLNFWISCLTRWGSKNAREKEIRIDVNQESTIKDVTLNSDASKDQIMLSNEKSEIEEAISPASSSTCDPFEDTVSSPIYGSPLGIGTSNKDNHFGKCSYKDMLEKRTEEMKEEKGRIV